DNA from Spirochaetales bacterium:
CATGATACTCGCACTCGAGGCGACATCCTTGGTAGGAAGCAGCACCGCATTACAAAGAATGATGACCCCTGAAAAAACAAGCGCATACGAGGGTGTTTTTCTCTTTTTGGAAATCTTCGCAAAAACGGCGGGAAGCATTCTGTCCCGGCCCAAAGCGTATGAAGCGCGGGCGGCGGAAAATATCGTCGCGTTCAGTGCCGATGTCGAGGCAAAAATAACGGCAAGGGTAAGGAAGAAATTACCGAACGGGAAAAGCCTTTCAATCGCCTTTTTGAATCCCATCTCGCCGAACTGCCCTATCCATTCCCATACGGGAAAGGTTATATCCGGATGGTTCGCGTTCACCGCAACGACCGAAGCGAAACTTACCAGAATATAGGTAATCCCGACAATAAAAACCGAATAGATCATCGCTTTCGGCAGGTTTTTCCGCGGGGCGATCGCTTCATCGCCGGCCTGGGAAATCACCTCGAATCCCTCGAAAGCGACATAGGTAAATCCCATCGCGATAAATAAATTAAGCCAGCCTTTCGGCATGAAGGGTTTGAAGTTGAGAAGCCGCTCGGGATTGGTCGCGGCAATATAAAGACCGACACCTCCGATAAACAGAAGAAAAATGGTTTGACCGAGGGTCATAACGGCACCGATAAACCCGGTTTCCGAGGCGCCGCGGTAATTGATATAAATAAAAAAAAGCGCGATCAGAATCGTCACACCCTTTTCAAGACAGGGACCCAAGGAAAGGGGCAGCCAGAAAAGGAGACCGAGGTCTTTCAGGTATTCCAGCGTATATTTTGAAAAGGTGATCGCGTAGATGCTTCCCGCGACACTCGATGCAAACCATTCGATCCAGCCGGCGCTAAAGCTTATTCCCCTTCCGAACCCGATGCGAGCAAAATTATACGCGCCGCCCGCCCGGGGGACGGCGGAGCTGAGTTCGGCGTATGAAAAAGCCGTTCCCGTTGCCAGTATCGTATTGAGGGCGAACGTGAGAACGATCCCGCCGGGTCCGACAAAGGGTATCGCCTTACCGATTCCCAGAAACACTCCGGCGCCGATCATCATACCGATGCCCATCATGGTCAGCTGGAAAAGGGTGAGTTCCCTCGAAAGCTCGTACGTTACCTTATGAGGATTTTCCGCCATAGATTTCCTTCATGATTTCCCGTAACGAGGTTATTTTTTTTCCCGCGATGGTATTAATAATGAAACGGCTGTACAGGAGTAGAAACACCAATAATCCGAGTGCCAGAGACAATATGATAATACCGGCGACAATGTCTACATTCATGTATTCCCCCGCCCATCATAGCGTACAATCGAATTTCATTTCAAGTATATAAGGGCACCTTTAAAAACTATTTTTATGACTTATATATTTCATGTCACCTATAGAAAACAGAATAGAAACACAACGGTTATTATAATTCTTTATAAAAGAAAAAAATAGTTTTTGCTTTAGGTGCCCTTGCGTGTATAAGGAAATATTTTGTGGTTCTAAAAACCTGTCAAGCAGGTTTTTAGAAGTGCCCATAAATGCATCAAAAAAAGACGGTTATGTATCCCGCTTAAGTTTGTCAATCTGTTCGGTTATTTCGTCCTTTTTTTTCGAATTCAAGAAATCAGGAAATTCGTACCGCAATAA
Protein-coding regions in this window:
- a CDS encoding amino acid permease, yielding MAENPHKVTYELSRELTLFQLTMMGIGMMIGAGVFLGIGKAIPFVGPGGIVLTFALNTILATGTAFSYAELSSAVPRAGGAYNFARIGFGRGISFSAGWIEWFASSVAGSIYAITFSKYTLEYLKDLGLLFWLPLSLGPCLEKGVTILIALFFIYINYRGASETGFIGAVMTLGQTIFLLFIGGVGLYIAATNPERLLNFKPFMPKGWLNLFIAMGFTYVAFEGFEVISQAGDEAIAPRKNLPKAMIYSVFIVGITYILVSFASVVAVNANHPDITFPVWEWIGQFGEMGFKKAIERLFPFGNFFLTLAVIFASTSALNATIFSAARASYALGRDRMLPAVFAKISKKRKTPSYALVFSGVIILCNAVLLPTKDVASSASIMFLFLFFLVNICVIRIRLNMGDELTYGFVMPFFPLFPLLAIGAQALLAVFLIHMSWLAWIIAPCWIAAGIVIYHFYSKSRVVPSESEIVVIEEEIEEPAGDKYRVMVPIANPNNALSLVGTTIKLSRNRDARIDLLHMVAVPDQIALSDAEKYVLEGKEGIVEAMLYLMPRFPVTTAVRHCRNIARGIVSAVREKRVDLLIMGWHGSRVDKRFVMGSTLDKVISRSPCDIVILKDCGNRKFYRVLVPIFGSSNDGYALRIADSLTESEGEITLLLLRGSNKDMPSERYVKELIRKTERSGIKAKMTTIQDNTKAVLEEAEGHDLLVLGIIARKHSYNVKKLSFQEKIAHRYNQSLVIVNEAKGIASITKRWF